The DNA region ctttttttatatcagttatataagaaaatttggcaatcatgccaggagcattatacttggcttgaagcaataaatcatatctagatttgtcaacatcggtagcagaataaatttgatcaactaattgggcataagtagaattttggggaacaatcataccgctgtttgactttgcagaaaaatgagtaagatcgtccgtagttttccactctccatcaaagtaaagaagtacaggtacttgagctgcaattgaagTACAAGTCCTTAACCctctctatattatattaaagcTATAATTAAAGTACAACACATACAAGTAAATAGACACCAACTAAATAACATCTTCAAATAAGTATTCAAATTGAACAAACTTTGTTTCTTACAAGACTCTAATGAAATCAAGTCTATCAGtactaacaaataataacatataacaATTGTTAGGTGTAAATGAACTAactgaaagagaaatatgattgAGTAAAGACTGTTTATACCAAAACCATATATATACCCAGCTTTATACTCTATCAAGTtcaaaatttatcatcattgttaatAAATAAGCCAAGGTTCAATATATAAGAAACAATCCATAGAAGTACAGGTTAGGGTTTGATGATAAACAATTTCAGATATTATTCTtcctttcaattcaattcatttcTTCTATCTGAATCTTTCATCTCTCTTACTCTCTTAGTAATGATAACTAAGAGTGTTTACGTAATCAAATCAtttcaatcatccacaaattacccttactttatttgaatagcaatttaaatattacataaacatacccattttgagaacgaagatGTGTGGgtaagctgctgctgctcgtggtcgggTTCTTCAGGGTATCGTGGTGTCGTCGTAGTCGtccgctgctgctgctcgtggtcgagttcttcaggggagggtcgagtcggagtggcgaaagcgagagaagagagaaggggaaattaaggattcgtggttttgttataaattagggcacagaaataatatatacgatgaaagacgtgaattgttattcacgtgtttcatctaaaacacgtgaataaactcacgcgttttattgtgaaatgaattcacgtgtttcatctaaaacacgtgaataaactcacgcgttttaatgtgaaatgcattcacgcgtttcatctaaaacgcgtgagtttattcacgcgttttagatgaaacacgtgaatagcaacattgttccttgttccttgttgtttgagttatgtggagaatatgcgtgaataacaacattgttccttgttgtttgagttatgtggcgaataacaacattgttccttgttgtttgattatacacaatacgcgtgagttatgaggataagttatgatattgttaacataagtaataaagcataaatagaagaatattcagtaatataaaccaccataaatcataaatatccaaattaagtattgttataaaccataaatatcataaatatcaaaaataagccataaatagaagaagaacagtaagtctaaacaactccaaattaagtaagcaaatgctgcaaatcacaagcagcaacagattgaagcaactttgtatgaggaacaacatgttcatccaatatgcTTGACAAAGCAGCCGCTGTCTCAAAAAGACAATTGTCGGGGagaacatcaaaatccttttcttcaattgatcgatacctgctgtctatctcgaagtatactattatagttttcgcatcccttggctcagcaaatggataatctggattatccgattctttaatagtaccacctccagcaactattaactcaatgagatcctgtttgtaaagtgtgttgaaattccctacaaatataaaaatgtaaccgtcgaacagtttcgaacgctgaaaaaccaacaaagaagataatttcagttatcatgcaaaaaaagaaaaagtacagataggaggaataataccaaactcacattattcaacaacagaagtctgccttttctaggaccaccttgggctccatgattatcatgtttaacctcataaggttcctcatcaacacagttttCTGTTTccaatgatgattttatccctaaacaaatgtgtatgaaaataatttttaatctaatttaacagacatatgtatgaaaataatcttgttaacagagactcacaatcaatagtaaggacccatttcccgttcagaattgccttcaatactttttgagttcggccgcatgcaccattgggatcagtgtaagcaataacatgagttacatcttctctccacttcggagacacccttgcaccaaaagtgcgagcaaattcaactatcaacaactgtgtaaaacaataatataatggttattacatacaaaactagttaatatggacatagtagagagaatagaacatacattattttcaggtgataattgattgggacataaggtcataacagtgtttgttgcctgcatattataaaaaaaaagagttgaacgaactgagaaaacaattttattaaaatccattttaatacataccattttgttgaacgaactgagaaaaccagacggcagctcctgatctaaatactacaatatccatcattataaacagcagaatatacatcaatagctaaccatacaatattcatgtaattgaaaatcaacaatcaatcagtatatataggaaaaccaaaccttaaaccctaaatacaacaatatccatgaatatgaatggcagaatatacatcgaaacctaaccctaaacataaatactataatatctatcaatataaatggcaaaatatacatcaaaacctaaccataaacctaaatacatcaatatccattataaacagcataatatacatcaaaaccaaaccctaaacctaaatacatccatataaatggcagaatatacatcgacacctaaccctaaacccaaatacttcgatatacataggaaacggcataatatacatcaaaaccaaacctttacccctaaatacaccaatatccatgaatataaacggtaaatatacatcaaaacctaaccctaaacctaaatacttcgatatacataggaaacggcataatatacatcaaaaccaatcctttaaccctaaatacatccatatccatgaatataaacggtaaatatacatcaaaacctaagtctaaaccctaagccctaaactgacctgatgatgttgaagaacgatgatgttggaaggatctcgaagatgttgaggaacgatgatgttgaggaacaatgatgttgaggaacgctgatgttgaggaacgatgatcttgatggatgtgggaatggaaagtcggccgcagtcggagtgggagggagaatcggggaggttttgtttaaaattagggcgtgaaaattatatataagactaaagacgcgatttaccatggacgcgatttaatctaaatcgcgtgagttcatcaccgcgatttagattaaatcgcgtgcatggtaaatcgcgtacatttaaaaacgcgaattactgatcacgcgtttcatctaaatcgcggtgatgaactcacgcgatttagatgaatcgcgtgattggtaattcgcgtctttgagcgtaagaaatggcgccgaaggggtatttccgacatttcgcggggcaaaagggccctttttgccaactttagtaggcgggggccctttttggaatttcccctgttatgggggccatttcatcaaatttcccacgGGACCGGCCATACACGGTgtgtttgattcagcttataaACTGATTATGGtgtgtataataataataataaaatataaattgaaacatatatatttccttcttatttttttaCGCACAAATCCAAAgtttatgattaatttattatatttatatatcctctttactttatttttatttattttaaaattagtataatattattttttcaaatattataaattttttaaatataaaaagagaaatgatgtgggagagaaagagagataaattataagCCATCTCATTTTTACTCAAATTCTCTCCCCAAATTTCATTCCCAAtcatttcttattaaaaaatataaaaatatatttttatatatttatttaattatttactacAAAAACAATGacaaaaatacttatttaattaaaattttatattaataaaatcttataaaaattaatatatttatataatttattttaaaataaactattttttaatttaaataatttattaataaataaaaaatatatttatatatatattattaattattaaatattataaaaatatataaataaataaataaaccggAGTATAAACTTAATAGGGTTTACATAGGAGACATAATTATAGAGATAAAATGTGAGGCAAAAACGttgtatttattattctttaaaatgaaatatgGTGGCGGATGAAATGGAGTAactcatttgagtgaaccactataaatctatatttttttgtctttttcttttttcgaTAAGAGTCGAGTTGATGATGTGAGATGAATCTAAAAAAAGATGCGCTCACTTGCGTTGGATCTTGAGATGACAACGGGTACCCTATATGTCGGGTAGTGAAGTATCTATCTCCGAACctaattttcattatattacCCGACCCCAATCCCGAACCCAATAAGTATCTGTATACTTTTATTCTCATCCCCGATTCATCGGGTACCCCATTACGTACCcaattaaataacttataaaattatagatattgaagaaagagaaacattaatatttttaaaattattaatattgaaatattaaaaatataaataaaattattacttatttacatattattatttttttatttttttttataaatcttaaaaaaataaactaaaatgagaaaaatataaattatagaaaaagatagaaaataaatatgaaagaatgaacaatattttgttattaaaataaaagttaaagttaaaaatttatgtaaagaaatatatttttggaaatataaaaaatttaaagataaagTATAGTTTATTTATGAATGTTTGGAATGAAATATGGATAAGACTAAATTAAATGatgtatatttaatgatatttgtaatgatgacgaatttgaaaagtcacacgtatttatatttttgattcgattcggtattcgtattcgaatttttatattcgtattcgtaattttgtgattcgaattcgaataaaaatattcgattcgaCAAATAAACTaatacgaatacaaaatcaagatattcgattcggtattcgttaatattcgattatatatatatatattgtattatatatatatatatattatatatatatatatattattattatatatatatatataccatatatatatatatataccatatatatatatatatattatatatatatattatatatatatatatatataatatatatatatatataccattttataaatattatttattctaaaaccctagtacatatatatatttcttcggTTGAAAACTTGAAACCCACGTCTAGTCATTCTACTGCTAATCACTCAAAACCTACCACCGCCTCCATCTTATCTCTTCTCTTCTCCAGTCGACGTTACTTCGGTCGTCGCCGCCGCCTCCATGTAGTTCTCTTCTCCGCTCGTCGTTTTCTCCACTCAACACTACTCTAGTGATTTCTCCGATGAATCCTTTTCTTCTTCGGCTATGTATTTCTTGACCAACTGTAACCCATATCTAACATGActattaaatattgtatatcatttagaatatagatatattttttaacattttaaactctaattatatatttgttatgaaAGGGAGAGAAAACTATGATCGAGATAAATGATGATGAATGTGATGGTGTCTTGCGAATTGAGAATGTGAATGTTGATGGGGAGAAAGATAAGAAAGAAGGTAAAGATGATGAGGTTGAGGAAGAAGGTAAAAATGTGAAAGATGGTAAAGATGATGAAGTTGAGGAAGATAACGGGCATTTTGaaaggaaaaagagaaagaaagttttcaattataaattttaaactttaattctTGAGATTTCCACCAAGCCAAGGCATCAAACTGTACACTTGTATCCTCGTCTTAAGTTCTAAAAACCACTTTCTCCAAGTAAATATTCAAATCCGATGAACCTCAACATTATCCAAATAACGATCAAACATAGACAAACCAGAAGGCACAAATTTTTCTTTAGACGTGGAGTTCGCACACGTATAAGAACATTGTACTGAAGTAGTAGACTTTCGGGATTTTGATTGATCAACTTCAACATACTCAAAGAACAAGTTATATAATGCTTCTCGAACCTTCATCACATTTGTAAGTGCTTCAACCTCACTATATATGTTATCGAAAGCAAAATCAACCAACCTCATTTTGAACCTAGGGTCTAGTATCGCTCCAATTGCAATCAAAAGATTGCATTCTCCCCAATATTTGTCAAATTTCTCTCCTTCATCTTTTTTATCATCACTCGAATAAACTCATAAGcatgattttctttttcattaatacaTGATTGACTCACCAAATAACAACAAGATAAACATTTGAAGTAGGATAATCAACTCCAGAAATTACATGAGTCGCTTCATAAAAAACCTCTAAAATATCAATAACATCCTTCACTGTTTCCAATCATCAGGGCTAGGACAATGACGATAAAAAAGTTCACCCTCTTTAAATATAGGAAATGCATCATTAACTCTATAGGCCTCAACTAACATCTCATATGTAGAATTCCAACGAGTTGGACAATTAATGATCAATTTTTTACTTAGATTCCTAAATGATGCACAACATCTGAGAATTTTCTCAACCTAGACTTTGATTGGTTAATAAATCGCACACTCTTTTTGACATCatcaataatatattgaatCTCAGAAAGACCATATTGAACAACAAGGTTCAATATATGTGCAGTACACCGAACATGAAACAACTTACCTTCCAATGGCAACTTACGACTCTTAGAGAATGTTTCTTTAGTAATTCGAATTGCTGAATCGTTGCTCGAGGCATTGTCCACAGAGATAGTGAAGACTTTATGCTCTATCCCCCAATCTTTTGTACACTTCATAAGCCCATTAAAGATATCATGACCTGAAtaccaaataaacaaatcaaattactaaacaataaatataatgcaagaaaaaatttaattataaaaaataaatttatcagcATGTGGAGGAGGTAGAGGTATGAAGCTAAGAAGTCGTTTGTGAAGGTTCCAGTTTGAATCAACAAAGTGACCGGTGACACACATATAAGAAATCTTTTGCACCTTTGACTTCCAAATGTCAGTGGTTAAGGAAATCTTGTTGATGTCTCTCAACgtcaattgtaattttttattctctatgTCATATACATTAATGACATCTTTCTTTGTCGTGCACGAAAAATCTTTTCAAATAGTGGTTGATTGATACTCAACATGAAAGTAAAACCAAAACTTTCTACAACATTAAACGGTTGCTCATTCATTAAAATCCAATGGACAATGGCTTCTCTTTGCTTCATATGATCATATTTACCATCTGACAAAGGATTCATCTCAAACTTGGATTTGATAGGCTGAAATTGCAATGTCTTTTGCTTTTCAGTGTGCATTTTCTTTTGCACGCACCTCTTCAAGTGATTCCAAATATGACTTGTTGTACCGATAGTTGACCTAGAAAGAAGACTTTTGTAATATATACATTGGTACTTAAAATTTCCATCATTTCCGATCACTTCAATGAATTCGGTATGAGCTTTGGAaactttctttctctttttcctttCAAAATGCCCCTTATCTTCCTCAACTTCATCATCTTTACCATCTTCCACATTTTTACCTTCTTCCTCAACTTCATCATCTTTACCTTCTTTCTTATCTTTCTCCCCATCAACATTCACATTCTCAATTCGCAAGGCACCATCACATTCATCATCATTTATCTCGATCATAGTTTTCTCCCCTTTCATAACAAATATGTAATTAGagcttaaaatgttaaaaaatatatctatattctaaatgatatacaatatttaatagTCATATTAGATATGGGTTACAGCTGGTCAAGAAATACATGGCCGGAGAAGAAAAGGATTCACCGGAGAAATCACTATAGTAGTGTCGAGTGGAGAAGACGACGagcggagaagagaaatacatGGAGGCGGCGACGGCGACCGAAGTAACGTCGATTGGAGAAGAGAAAAGATGAGATAGAGGCGGTGATAGGTTTTGAGTGATTAACAATAGTCATGTGGGTTTCAAGTTTTCAAccgaagaaatatatatatgtactagggttttagaataaataatatttataaaattaaaattaataaaatgggatatatatatatatattatatataatatatatagtatataatatataatataatatataatataatatataatatatatatatataatataatataatatatatataatatataatatatatatatataatataatataatataatataatataatataatataatataatatatatataatatatatataatatatataatataatataatatatatatatatataatataatcgaatattagcgaataccgaatcgaatatcttgattttgattttgtattcgtattcgtttattagtcgaatcaaatatttttattcgaatttgaATCATAAaattacgaatacgaatatcaaaattcgaatacgaataccgaatcgaatcaaaatatttgattcattacAACCCTACTCATACCCGAGTGATTACGTCCAACAccgatttaaaatatatcaaccCGACTATCAAATACTCACAGATATCAGGTATTCCCTAGTTCGATAAGAGGTTGGAccgatttaaaatatatcaaccCGACTATCAAATACTTACAGATATCAGGCATTTCCTAGTTCGATAAGGGCCGCGCCGCGCCGCCGGGCGTAACTTAACTTTGGCCCTATctagaataagaaaaatatatttttatatatagttttccAAATTCtgttatctttaaataataattaactgtcaatattttataacaatacACTAAACAGAGTAAAAAGCccatattttgaattttaaaaactttgGACTGTTCTATGATGTTAGCTGGGCTTACCCATAGCCGCTATGTGTTGGATTGTTTGGGACACTCTAGATTGtggtatttattattattattaattttcttcttttttatttttagttttatattttgtaaatatttttaattaatattttttttcaattaaactaGCTATAGTTAGTCGTGTAGTATTTAGAAACTTAcatctatttatttttcaaaaatattaattttatttttctttaatttaaatagtaacaattatttttaaaaaaaatctattataaTTTCTTGGGATAAAGATAATTGTATACATTGACTAAGCAAATATAatgactttttttaattttggtattATGAAGTTGTATATGAGTTAGTGTTTTCTATCTAAAAATtgtcttttaaaaaattgttttccaGTTTTCTAAGTAATTTTGAAGTCACCAAATGAAttgtctttttaaaaaaatcaaaattattggaatgatgaaataaaagatattaatattcaATTGGATTATTATAGTGTATTAAAAATATACTACAATAATTCACATTAAACAAGTACAAAATAGGCTAGTATAGTACAAAAGCTTATCTATAAGTAAAAGGAAGAAAAACAAGGAGGAAGGTATGGGTATTGAGCAGTCAAATTTGAGGTGCATAATGCAGATGAGTAGTTTAAATTAGAAAGAGggttacaattatttttttaataacattgtGGTTGAAAGCAtttattcaagagtttgtttgatgttcatttatttggtgtgttttattaaaaaaatattatttgatttaaattcaggctatttagatttttaatcgatttgaattattataatatcgtttatttaaaattaaatatatttttttaaatattttagttaatatatattgaataattaaaaaaataaatatgatatgaataatttttttgataaaaaaaaaaacagtacaACCTTACAATCAAGCAAACTCTTTGTAGTTGTATCTTTTTAGTTTGATGATATTAtctccaaatatatataatacaaagtcttatttaatttattaattataatattttatttttattaattttaaatataaaaaaaaatattttaataatttattttaaataaatatttttttaaatataacttattttcaataaaatgatgataattttttaagcacacaaaaattaaatatgacatcaaaaaaacaaatttacaaaacatgataaataaaaaatacaactaTATATGTCCTAACAAATGaaagactatttttttttgtttatatattgtgttttattttttttaactataataaaatatatttatcagcCTTCTTACTTATtaattcacttaatttattaattaaaatattatatatttaatttattattatatattaatattcatttaaaaaaaatacataagttaaaattactctatttaatatttttaaaataaattaatatttatttaaataatccatataTAACTGCACaagttccaaaaataaaattcataaaaaaactgAATAGATGAAacgaacaaataaaaaatagataggtgtttgactaattaaaatatagtataatGATACAACTTTACATTCcgatttgattaattaataattaatgtactaaatatactatataaatttatatataagactacCCACAGCAGGgtgtcaaattttttcatttaacacccTGCCACGTCAGCTTAACACCTCTTTTAACACCCACTTTTTAACATGTCATACAGCAGCGTGTTATTCaaggtatcaaaattactttttcactttctctcacttccacatcatttaaacatatacataattttattttttttaaccacaaacaatattattcatcacttgataaatcaaacatacaaatattatttaaaacgaagaagaaaacaaacactctaaacattggtaattttttaaatagtgtttttaaaactctaatagagagttgttccaaatttattccaaatatggtagaaaatttctgaaattttttggtgtccaaatgacacaaaccaagtctctatttatagatcgtgaaaaataaaaaatattgatataatttttttttttttttattgatcaattattattaaaatgtatttttaaaataagaaaattaaaatcaaaagtaaatattaaactGCCACATGGCAGCGTCTCATTGGCCAAACAAAATTTGACACCCGTATCAAATTTTGACACCCAAAATTTGATCCCCAGTTTTGCCCCCCTGCTGCCTCCCACCCTCCTCTTTTGACACCCAAATAACACCTAATTTGCTCCCCTGCTGCGGCTAGTCTAAGAACTTTCTCGACttggtttattaaaaaattcaacagtcaaacattaattaattatattattattattatatatatgtagtaccctttaaattaaaaaaaaaatcagctcTTCAAACTCAACCATAAACATATTTAGAATGTCGGTGTTAGTGAAATGAAtctccatatatattaattgggTCACAAACAAGAATCTTATCTTTAGATCGTGAGAGAAGTGTGGTGTGGGTcttatcatcattatcatcctgCAGCCTGCCTGCCTGTCCCAACTAACTACCTATCAAAATTCGGTCTTCTTCAACCGCCATGCATCTACCATTCTTCTCTTCTCTAACTCCCATTCTTCAAATTTTACATTCATCATCTCCTccctatatatattaatacttctCAAATTACTAGCTATATAGTACCATTACCATATTCCCGgacaaagaaaaaaacaaaaagagaataatcaatttttttaggtCAGAAAGAGGAAATGGGTACTGAGGAGTTGACGACTAATTGTACTGATGTCGACTTTGATCATCAGGATCAATCCCCGCCCCCACAGTACTCAGGTGATCATATATATgctcttaattaatatttattatcttcaaatttatatatgtatatattggGTTAATTCGACGTTCttgctaattaattaattaataatttgaatatatatgatcAGAATCAGATGATGATCACTcagaggaggaagaggagggtggcgatgataataataatgaaaactcTCCCAAGCCGCCTGTCGAGTTCTCTGAGGATGAACTGACGCTCATTACTAGGATGTTTCATCTTGTAGGAAAGAGGTATGTACGTATATAgcctttttataatataataattgaagaagttcttaattaattaattaattattaattaggtgGTCTTTAATAGCGGGGAGAATTCCAGGAAGAAGTGCGGCTGAAATTGAGGAGTACTGGACTTcaagatttaattaattaattaattaattaattaattaatcaattgaagaaagaaaaaagagttGTTCGTTGTCTTTActctttataaattatttgcaTGCTGTTAATtgttgtcttttattaattacttgCTCGTACGTACTGTTGTTTGTATTAATTTGCATTCAGAGGTCTTgctttcatttttaattttcaaatctctttaaataattaataaagaggGGAGTCGTTCATGCGCATCCCAttgttttactattattatatatatatatatatagggcaTGCAATTGAtgaatgtattaattaataatagttatttcTTCTTCCATGGTTTGAGAACAGAGAGTACGACGATGATGGCAATAATGAGGAGTATACTAATGACAATGATTATGCATTTTCTCGACCGTTTCTGCAATTGCTTTGCCGTTTGGAGAGCTTCTGCAC from Impatiens glandulifera chromosome 5, dImpGla2.1, whole genome shotgun sequence includes:
- the LOC124937515 gene encoding transcription factor MYB114-like translates to MGTEELTTNCTDVDFDHQDQSPPPQYSESDDDHSEEEEEGGDDNNNENSPKPPVEFSEDELTLITRMFHLVGKRWSLIAGRIPGRSAAEIEEYWTSRFN